From a single Micromonospora pallida genomic region:
- a CDS encoding polynucleotide kinase-phosphatase codes for MTDTEQQLAIPQLCLVALVGVSGSGKSTFAATRFNPFEVISSDFCRGLVSGDENNQAASADAFDVLYYIAGKRLAAGLLTVVDATNIQPDARKKLVALARAHDVLPVAIVLDVPEKVCVERNAQRADRDFGAHVVRRQHDQLRRSLRGLAREGFRRVHVLRGVDEVQAATIVREPLLNDYRHETGPFDVIGDVHGCRRELETLLGQLGYAMVRDEAGRAVDAVHPEGRRVVFVGDLVDRGPDSPGVLRLAMGMVAAGHAFAVPGNHENKLVRALSGRNVQVTHGLAETLAQLADEPEEFRKQVEVFCRDLVSHLVLDGGRLVVAHAGLKEAYHGRASGRVRSFALYGETTGETDEFGLPVRYPWANDYRGRAMVLYGHTPTPEPEWINNTMCLDTGCVFGGRLTALRYPEKELVAVPAEQIWYEPVKPFPPAEPAASTADGVAARREPDLLDITDVLGKRAVETGHHGRVTVREEQAAGALEVMSRFALDPRWLLYLPPTMAPCATSQRSDLLEHPAEAFDAYRTDGVAQVVCEEKHMGSRAVALVCRDAATARARFGATDGTTGAVYTRTGRPFFDPGLTEQLLERLRTAVTAAGLWTELDTGWLLLDCELLPWSAKAEDLLRNQYAAVGAAARAALPVALDTLRMAQASGLDVDVLLDRTRARADNSELFAEAYRRYCWPTDGLDGVRLAPFQVLATDGATYHDRDHGWHLALADRLADAAPDLVQTTRRLVVDTTDPESTAAGTAWWEELTGAGGEGMVVKPYANLGRGRRGLLQPGIKVRGREYLRIIYGPDYTEPANLERLRQRGLGHKRSLALREYALGLEALERAARGEPLWRVHEPVFAVLALESEPVDPRL; via the coding sequence ATGACCGACACCGAACAGCAGCTCGCCATCCCACAGCTCTGCCTGGTCGCGCTGGTCGGCGTGTCCGGGTCCGGCAAGTCGACCTTCGCCGCCACCCGCTTCAACCCCTTCGAAGTGATCTCCAGCGACTTCTGCCGGGGCCTGGTCAGCGGCGACGAGAACAACCAGGCGGCGAGTGCGGACGCGTTCGACGTCCTGTACTACATCGCCGGCAAGCGGCTGGCCGCCGGGCTCCTGACCGTCGTCGACGCGACCAACATCCAGCCGGACGCGAGGAAGAAACTCGTCGCGCTGGCCCGCGCGCATGACGTGCTGCCGGTGGCGATCGTGCTCGACGTACCCGAGAAGGTCTGCGTCGAACGCAACGCGCAGCGGGCGGACCGGGACTTCGGCGCGCACGTGGTCCGTCGCCAGCACGACCAGCTCCGCCGGTCGCTGCGTGGCCTGGCCCGGGAGGGCTTCCGCAGGGTCCACGTGTTGCGTGGGGTCGACGAGGTGCAGGCCGCGACGATCGTCCGGGAGCCGCTGCTCAACGACTACCGCCACGAGACCGGCCCGTTCGACGTAATCGGTGACGTGCACGGCTGCCGCCGGGAACTGGAGACCCTGCTCGGCCAGCTCGGCTACGCAATGGTCCGGGACGAGGCGGGGCGGGCCGTCGACGCGGTGCACCCCGAGGGGCGCCGGGTGGTGTTCGTCGGTGACCTGGTCGACCGGGGGCCGGACTCGCCCGGGGTGCTGCGCCTGGCGATGGGCATGGTCGCCGCCGGGCACGCCTTCGCGGTGCCCGGCAACCACGAGAACAAGCTGGTACGCGCTCTGTCCGGCCGTAACGTGCAGGTCACCCACGGGCTGGCCGAGACGCTGGCCCAACTCGCCGACGAGCCCGAGGAGTTCCGTAAGCAGGTCGAGGTCTTCTGCCGCGATCTCGTCTCCCACCTGGTCCTCGACGGTGGGCGGCTGGTCGTCGCCCACGCCGGGCTCAAGGAGGCGTACCACGGCCGGGCGTCGGGGCGGGTACGCAGCTTCGCCCTCTACGGCGAGACCACCGGGGAGACCGACGAGTTCGGCCTGCCCGTGCGTTACCCGTGGGCCAACGACTACCGGGGCCGCGCGATGGTGCTCTACGGCCACACCCCCACCCCCGAGCCGGAGTGGATCAACAACACCATGTGCCTGGACACCGGATGCGTGTTCGGCGGCCGGCTCACCGCCCTGCGCTACCCGGAGAAGGAACTCGTCGCGGTCCCGGCCGAGCAGATCTGGTACGAGCCGGTCAAGCCGTTCCCGCCCGCAGAGCCGGCCGCGTCCACCGCCGATGGTGTCGCAGCCCGGCGGGAACCCGACCTGCTCGACATCACCGACGTACTCGGCAAACGGGCCGTCGAGACCGGCCACCACGGGCGGGTCACGGTCCGGGAGGAGCAGGCCGCCGGCGCGCTGGAGGTGATGAGCCGCTTCGCGCTCGACCCGCGATGGCTGCTGTACCTGCCGCCGACCATGGCCCCCTGCGCCACCTCCCAGCGCAGCGACCTGCTCGAGCACCCCGCCGAGGCGTTCGACGCCTACCGGACCGACGGTGTCGCGCAGGTCGTGTGCGAGGAGAAGCACATGGGATCGCGCGCCGTCGCGCTGGTCTGCCGAGACGCCGCGACCGCCCGGGCCAGGTTCGGCGCCACCGACGGTACGACGGGTGCCGTGTACACCCGTACCGGCCGGCCGTTCTTCGATCCCGGGTTGACCGAGCAGCTACTGGAGCGACTGCGTACCGCCGTCACCGCCGCCGGGCTGTGGACGGAACTTGACACCGGATGGCTGCTGCTCGACTGCGAGCTGCTCCCGTGGTCCGCCAAGGCCGAGGACCTTCTCCGCAACCAGTACGCCGCAGTCGGCGCGGCCGCGCGGGCGGCACTGCCGGTTGCCCTGGACACCCTACGGATGGCGCAGGCATCGGGGCTCGACGTCGACGTACTGCTCGACCGCACCCGGGCCCGGGCCGACAACAGTGAGTTGTTCGCCGAGGCGTACCGCCGTTACTGCTGGCCCACCGACGGCCTGGACGGCGTGCGACTGGCCCCCTTCCAGGTGCTCGCCACCGACGGGGCGACCTACCACGACCGGGACCACGGTTGGCATCTGGCGCTCGCCGACCGGCTCGCGGACGCCGCACCCGATCTCGTCCAGACCACCCGTCGGCTGGTCGTCGACACCACGGACCCGGAGTCGACCGCTGCGGGTACCGCCTGGTGGGAAGAGCTCACCGGCGCTGGCGGTGAAGGCATGGTCGTCAAGCCGTACGCCAACCTCGGCCGGGGCCGGCGTGGGCTGCTCCAGCCCGGCATCAAGGTGCGTGGCCGGGAGTACCTGCGCATCATCTACGGCCCCGACTACACCGAGCCGGCCAACCTGGAACGGCTGCGCCAGCGCGGTCTCGGCCACAAGCGGTCGCTGGCGCTGCGGGAGTACGCCCTCGGCCTGGAAGCACTCGAACGCGCCGCCCGAGGCGAACCCCTGTGGCGGGTCCACGAACCGGTCTTCGCCGTACTCGCCCTCGAATCAGAACCCGTCGACCCACGGCTGTAG
- a CDS encoding YciI family protein, giving the protein MAKYLLLKHYRGAPAAVNDVPMDQWTPEEISAHVQYMNDFAARLQESGEFVDGQALAPEGTFVRYDGEGRPPVTDGPFAETKDLIAGWMVIDVDSYERAVELAGELSAAPGAGGKPIHEWLELRPFLGAPSTTTECLAHG; this is encoded by the coding sequence ATGGCCAAGTACCTGCTGCTCAAGCACTACCGCGGCGCTCCGGCTGCGGTGAACGACGTGCCGATGGACCAGTGGACGCCGGAGGAGATCTCGGCGCACGTGCAGTACATGAACGACTTCGCGGCCCGGCTCCAGGAGAGCGGCGAGTTCGTCGACGGTCAGGCGCTCGCCCCCGAGGGGACGTTCGTCCGGTACGACGGTGAGGGGCGTCCGCCGGTCACCGACGGTCCGTTCGCCGAGACCAAGGACCTCATCGCCGGCTGGATGGTGATCGACGTCGACAGCTACGAGCGCGCCGTCGAACTGGCCGGCGAGTTGTCGGCCGCCCCCGGAGCGGGCGGGAAGCCGATCCACGAGTGGCTCGAGCTGCGCCCGTTCCTGGGCGCGCCGTCCACCACCACGGAGTGCCTCGCGCATGGATGA
- a CDS encoding 3' terminal RNA ribose 2'-O-methyltransferase Hen1 encodes MFLTITSTAPAAADLGFLLHKHPGRVQSFEVSVGQAHVFYPEATEQRCTAALLLEVDPVALVRGKGTGGPDGFTLAQYVNDRPYAASSMLAVALGRVFRTAMAGRCDARPELPAQRLPLEVRVPALPCVGGAEVARRVFEPLGWSVEAATVPLDPQVPHWGPSRYLDVRLTGRVRLAEALNHLYVLLPVLDNTKHYWVTTDEVDKLVRAGAGWLQEHPERDLILRRYLAHRRALVSTAVGRLAEVDDAEPQTLDNAVPDGDGDDVPQRSVSLAEQRRGAVLATLRAAGATRVVDLGCGDGTLLRALAADPVFTEVVGVDVSARALQIAARRLHLERMSERQRERVGLIQSSLTYRDSRIAGFDAVVLMEVVEHVDPPRLGALERTVFAHARPGTVVVTTPNVEHNVRYPDLPAGRMRHRDHRFEWTRAQFRSWAEAVAAAWGYSVRLLPVGVDDPEVGPPTQMAVFTRHDAPGDAR; translated from the coding sequence ATGTTCCTGACGATTACCTCGACTGCGCCGGCCGCCGCGGACCTGGGGTTTCTGCTGCACAAGCATCCGGGCCGGGTGCAGAGCTTCGAGGTGTCGGTGGGGCAGGCGCACGTCTTCTACCCGGAGGCGACAGAGCAGCGCTGCACGGCGGCGCTGCTGTTGGAGGTGGATCCGGTCGCCCTGGTGCGCGGCAAGGGTACGGGCGGGCCGGACGGGTTCACGCTGGCGCAGTACGTCAACGACCGGCCGTACGCGGCGTCGTCGATGCTGGCGGTGGCGTTGGGCCGGGTGTTCCGTACGGCGATGGCGGGCCGCTGCGATGCCCGCCCGGAGTTGCCGGCGCAGCGGCTGCCGTTGGAGGTACGTGTTCCGGCACTGCCGTGCGTGGGTGGGGCCGAGGTGGCGCGCCGGGTGTTCGAGCCGTTGGGTTGGTCCGTCGAGGCGGCGACCGTACCGCTCGATCCGCAGGTGCCGCACTGGGGACCGTCGCGGTACCTGGACGTGCGCCTGACCGGTCGGGTGCGCCTGGCGGAGGCGCTGAACCACCTGTACGTCCTGCTGCCCGTGCTGGACAACACCAAGCACTACTGGGTCACCACGGACGAGGTGGACAAGCTGGTCCGCGCAGGGGCGGGCTGGTTGCAGGAGCACCCGGAGCGGGATCTCATCCTCCGCCGCTACCTGGCGCACAGGCGGGCCCTGGTCAGCACCGCCGTGGGTCGACTGGCGGAGGTCGACGACGCCGAGCCGCAGACGCTGGACAACGCCGTACCGGACGGGGACGGCGACGACGTGCCGCAGCGTTCGGTCTCCCTCGCCGAGCAGCGCCGGGGTGCGGTCCTGGCCACCCTCCGGGCGGCCGGTGCGACCCGCGTGGTCGACCTCGGCTGTGGCGACGGAACGCTGCTGCGGGCCCTGGCCGCCGACCCGGTCTTCACCGAAGTGGTCGGGGTGGACGTGTCGGCCCGGGCGTTGCAGATCGCGGCGCGCCGGCTGCACCTGGAACGGATGTCCGAGCGGCAACGCGAGCGGGTGGGGCTGATCCAGTCCTCGCTGACCTACCGGGACAGCCGGATCGCCGGGTTCGACGCGGTGGTGCTGATGGAGGTCGTCGAGCACGTCGACCCGCCCCGGCTCGGGGCGCTGGAGCGGACGGTGTTCGCCCATGCCCGCCCCGGCACGGTCGTGGTGACGACACCCAACGTCGAGCACAACGTCCGGTACCCGGATCTGCCCGCGGGCCGGATGCGGCACCGCGACCACCGCTTCGAGTGGACCCGCGCCCAGTTCCGATCCTGGGCGGAGGCGGTCGCCGCCGCGTGGGGCTACTCGGTGCGCCTCCTACCGGTCGGGGTCGACGACCCCGAGGTCGGGCCGCCGACCCAGATGGCGGTGTTCACCCGCCACGACGCTCCCGGAGACGCCCGATGA
- a CDS encoding prolyl oligopeptidase family serine peptidase yields the protein MASDEGDDPYLWLEDLDGDDAARWVRDRNAETVAALTGSETFPRLQAEIRQVFDSDERIPYPGWCGDGFYYDFWQDATHPRGLWRRTTLDQYRRPEPEWDVLLDVDALAAQEEENWVWSNVQRLRPGHQRVLVSLSRGGADAVVVREYDLDRRAFVTDGFEVPEAKSQVCWIDPDHIYVATDFGPGSLTTSGYPRIVKRWRRGTRLSEAEVVYEGRAEDMEIRASHDSTPGFERDFVVRSLDFYRCEGYLLTTAGELVRIPVPEDARWNVHREWLVIGLRSPWTLDGVTHPAGALLATRFDAFLAGAREMTVLFEPDARTALSYHVWTRNHLILATTVDVRSRLEVLTPGDAGWQRAPLAGVPEHEQSFVMDTDPDHSDAYLLVSEGFLQSRTLRLGEVQGLVETLKREPAFFDADGLAVRQFFATSADGTRVPYFVVGDPGATGVPALLTGYGGFEQSQKPYYSGTFGRAWLARGGTYVVANIRGGGEYGPEWHRAALRENRPRAYEDFAAVAADLVTRGITTPEQLGIMGGSNGGLLMGVMLTRYPELFGSVAAHVPLLDMRRYHRLLAGASWIAEYGDPDREADWAYLREYSPYHNVRAGRPYPPLLLATSTRDDRVHPGHARKMAARLREHGYDVSYYENVEGGHGAAANNEQRAFHWALTLEFLWQRLAPPVSDAVGR from the coding sequence GTGGCGAGCGACGAGGGCGACGACCCGTACCTGTGGCTGGAGGACCTTGACGGCGACGATGCCGCCCGGTGGGTGCGGGACCGCAACGCCGAGACCGTCGCGGCGCTGACGGGCAGCGAGACGTTCCCCCGCTTGCAGGCCGAGATCCGGCAGGTGTTCGACTCCGACGAGCGCATTCCCTACCCGGGATGGTGCGGGGACGGCTTCTACTACGACTTCTGGCAGGACGCGACGCACCCGCGTGGACTGTGGCGGCGTACGACGTTGGACCAGTACCGCCGACCCGAGCCCGAGTGGGACGTGTTGCTCGACGTCGACGCGTTGGCCGCGCAGGAGGAGGAGAACTGGGTCTGGAGCAACGTCCAGCGGCTCCGTCCCGGTCACCAGCGCGTCCTGGTCAGCCTGTCCCGGGGCGGTGCCGACGCGGTGGTGGTTCGGGAGTACGACCTCGACCGCCGTGCGTTCGTGACGGACGGCTTCGAGGTGCCGGAGGCTAAGAGCCAGGTCTGCTGGATCGACCCGGACCACATCTACGTGGCCACCGACTTCGGGCCCGGGTCGCTGACCACCTCCGGTTATCCCCGGATCGTCAAACGGTGGCGACGCGGCACCAGGCTGTCGGAGGCCGAGGTCGTCTACGAGGGGCGGGCGGAGGACATGGAGATCCGCGCCTCGCACGACTCGACGCCTGGGTTCGAGCGTGACTTCGTTGTCCGGAGCCTGGACTTCTACCGCTGCGAGGGCTATCTGCTGACGACGGCCGGCGAGCTGGTCCGGATTCCGGTGCCGGAGGACGCCCGGTGGAATGTACACCGGGAATGGCTGGTGATCGGGCTTCGTTCGCCCTGGACGCTCGACGGGGTGACCCACCCGGCCGGCGCGCTGCTGGCGACCAGGTTCGACGCGTTCCTCGCCGGCGCGCGGGAGATGACCGTGCTCTTCGAGCCCGACGCCCGCACCGCGTTGAGCTACCACGTCTGGACCCGGAACCACCTGATCCTGGCCACCACCGTCGACGTGCGGAGCCGGCTCGAGGTGTTGACGCCCGGCGACGCGGGCTGGCAGCGTGCGCCACTCGCGGGCGTGCCGGAGCACGAGCAGAGCTTCGTCATGGACACCGATCCCGATCACAGCGACGCGTACCTGCTCGTCTCGGAAGGCTTTCTGCAATCGAGGACGCTCCGGCTCGGCGAGGTGCAGGGCCTGGTCGAGACGCTCAAGCGGGAGCCGGCGTTCTTCGACGCGGACGGCCTGGCGGTACGCCAGTTCTTCGCCACCTCGGCCGACGGCACGAGGGTGCCGTACTTCGTGGTGGGGGATCCCGGCGCCACCGGCGTGCCGGCTCTGCTCACCGGCTACGGCGGATTCGAGCAGTCGCAGAAGCCGTACTACAGCGGCACCTTCGGCCGGGCCTGGCTGGCCAGGGGCGGCACGTACGTCGTGGCGAACATCCGTGGTGGCGGCGAGTACGGCCCCGAGTGGCACCGCGCCGCGCTGCGGGAGAACCGGCCCCGGGCGTACGAGGACTTCGCGGCGGTGGCGGCCGACCTGGTGACGCGCGGCATCACCACGCCGGAACAGCTCGGCATCATGGGCGGCAGCAACGGCGGGCTGCTGATGGGGGTGATGCTGACCCGCTACCCCGAGCTGTTCGGCTCGGTGGCCGCCCACGTGCCGCTGCTCGACATGCGGCGGTACCACCGGCTGCTGGCCGGCGCCTCCTGGATCGCCGAGTACGGCGACCCGGACCGGGAGGCCGACTGGGCCTACCTGCGCGAGTACTCGCCGTACCACAACGTCCGCGCTGGTCGGCCGTACCCGCCGCTGCTGCTCGCCACCTCGACCCGGGACGATCGGGTGCACCCCGGGCACGCCCGCAAGATGGCGGCCCGGCTACGCGAGCACGGCTACGACGTGTCGTACTACGAGAACGTCGAGGGCGGGCACGGTGCCGCAGCCAACAACGAACAACGGGCCTTCCACTGGGCGCTGACGCTGGAGTTCCTGTGGCAGCGGCTGGCGCCTCCCGTCAGCGACGCCGTCGGGCGTTGA
- a CDS encoding LppX_LprAFG lipoprotein, with protein sequence MSLWKRSAVLAVTAVTAFAVTACGSESGSSDAPQPPSVLKLLASDLKGSLQKVVDTTDKAESVTVKMEGTAAGEKISMQGVMDLGNPVKFDMTMPGEDGTSTTVRMIGTAVYVQVPEAQRASMGGKSWLKMDLSTVGEAAGMDVTKQFDDMDPTKQVKTLLATEGVTAVGEETVNGAATVHYTVTTPLATYLGQLDAEMRKGVEQELAKHGVKEVKVDLWVDEQYQPRRARMVMGTMSDLTIDYTDYGKPVTVETPPAADTTDFAEMMKELQDLTKES encoded by the coding sequence ATGTCACTGTGGAAGAGGTCTGCTGTTCTCGCGGTCACCGCGGTCACGGCGTTCGCGGTCACCGCCTGCGGCTCGGAGTCCGGCTCGTCGGATGCTCCGCAGCCGCCGAGCGTGCTGAAGCTGCTGGCCAGCGATCTCAAGGGTTCGTTGCAGAAGGTGGTCGACACCACCGACAAGGCCGAGTCCGTGACCGTGAAGATGGAGGGCACGGCGGCCGGCGAGAAGATCTCGATGCAGGGCGTCATGGACCTGGGCAACCCGGTCAAGTTCGATATGACGATGCCGGGCGAGGACGGTACTTCGACGACCGTCCGGATGATCGGCACCGCGGTCTACGTCCAGGTGCCGGAGGCGCAACGGGCGAGCATGGGCGGCAAGAGCTGGCTCAAGATGGACCTGTCCACCGTCGGCGAGGCGGCGGGCATGGACGTCACCAAGCAGTTCGACGACATGGACCCGACCAAGCAGGTCAAGACGCTGCTCGCCACCGAGGGGGTCACCGCCGTCGGTGAGGAGACGGTGAACGGGGCGGCCACGGTCCACTACACCGTCACCACTCCGCTGGCCACCTACCTCGGCCAGCTCGACGCCGAGATGCGGAAGGGCGTCGAGCAGGAACTGGCCAAGCACGGCGTCAAGGAGGTCAAGGTCGACCTCTGGGTCGACGAGCAGTACCAGCCGCGTCGGGCCCGCATGGTCATGGGCACGATGAGCGACCTGACGATCGACTACACCGACTACGGCAAGCCGGTCACCGTCGAGACGCCGCCGGCGGCGGACACCACCGACTTCGCGGAGATGATGAAGGAGCTGCAGGACCTGACCAAGGAAAGCTGA
- a CDS encoding RNA polymerase sigma factor, producing the protein MDEALLRSLTPNVLGILVRRGADFAAAEDAVQDALIEAVRVWPADPPQDPKGWLVTVAWRRFLDATRSDAARRRREDLVDEEPAPGPVSTVDDTLQLYFLCAHPSLTPSSAVALTLRAVGGLTTRQIAQAYLVPEATMAQRISRAKRTVSGVRFDQPGDVATVLRVLYLVFNEGYSGDVDLAAEAIRLTRQLAAAIDHPEVAGLLALMLLHHARRATRTAPDGSLVPLAEQDRSRWDTRSIAEGVEILQAALARDRLGEFQAQAAIAALHADAPAAEETDWVQILEWYDELARLTDSPVVRLNRAVAVGEADGPRAGLAALAALDDSLPRHTAVAAYLHERDGDLATAARLYAEAAHKAPNLAERDHLTRQAARLNARRRR; encoded by the coding sequence ATGGATGAGGCTCTGCTCCGGAGCCTGACGCCGAACGTACTCGGGATCCTCGTCCGCCGCGGAGCTGACTTCGCGGCGGCCGAGGACGCCGTGCAGGACGCGCTGATCGAGGCGGTCCGCGTCTGGCCGGCTGACCCGCCGCAGGATCCGAAGGGCTGGCTGGTCACCGTGGCCTGGCGCCGGTTCCTCGACGCGACCCGGTCCGACGCCGCCCGCCGCCGGCGTGAGGACCTCGTCGACGAGGAGCCGGCACCCGGACCCGTGTCCACGGTGGACGACACGCTCCAGCTCTACTTCCTGTGCGCCCACCCGTCGCTGACGCCGTCGTCCGCGGTCGCGCTCACGCTGCGCGCCGTCGGCGGGCTGACCACCCGTCAGATCGCCCAGGCCTACCTGGTGCCCGAAGCGACCATGGCGCAGCGCATCAGCCGGGCCAAGCGCACCGTCTCCGGCGTACGGTTCGACCAGCCCGGCGACGTCGCCACCGTGCTGCGCGTCCTCTACCTGGTCTTCAACGAGGGCTACTCCGGCGACGTCGACCTCGCCGCCGAGGCTATCCGGCTCACCCGGCAGCTCGCGGCCGCGATCGACCACCCCGAGGTGGCGGGGCTGCTCGCCCTCATGCTGCTCCACCACGCCCGGCGCGCGACCCGCACCGCGCCCGACGGCAGCCTGGTGCCGCTGGCCGAGCAGGATCGCAGCCGGTGGGACACCAGGTCGATCGCTGAGGGCGTCGAGATCCTGCAGGCAGCCCTCGCCCGTGACCGGCTGGGCGAGTTCCAGGCCCAGGCCGCCATCGCGGCACTCCACGCTGACGCGCCCGCCGCCGAGGAGACCGACTGGGTGCAGATCCTCGAGTGGTACGACGAGCTGGCACGTCTGACCGACAGCCCGGTCGTCCGGCTTAACCGGGCGGTGGCCGTCGGCGAGGCCGACGGACCGCGCGCCGGACTGGCGGCGCTCGCGGCGCTGGACGACTCGCTGCCCCGCCACACGGCGGTGGCGGCGTACCTCCACGAGCGCGACGGCGACCTGGCGACAGCGGCACGGCTGTACGCCGAGGCGGCCCACAAGGCCCCCAACCTCGCCGAACGCGACCACCTGACCCGCCAGGCCGCCCGGCTCAACGCCCGACGGCGTCGCTGA